In Erigeron canadensis isolate Cc75 chromosome 6, C_canadensis_v1, whole genome shotgun sequence, the following are encoded in one genomic region:
- the LOC122603547 gene encoding coatomer subunit delta-2-like yields the protein MVVLAASITSKSGKALVSRQFVDMTRIRIEGLLAAFPKLIGSGKQHTYVETENVRYVYQPMEGIYLLLVTNKQSNILEDLDTLRLLSKLVPEFSASLDEESICKHAFELIFAFDEVISIGHKENVTIAQVRQYCEMESHEERLHKLVMQSKINETKDVMKRKANEIDKSKIERGKLEKGGYSSLQSMSSMGSIGRMDSGFSNDMGISSGTFGSGSGFGITSEVDSFSSKPKGRASAAVTAPTKGMGMKLGKSQRANQFLESLKAEGEMIVEDVRPSANPSKTAAPPLTDPISLTAEEKLNVTLKRDGGLSNFDVQGTLSLQVLNQDDGFIQVQIESSGNSEIKFKTHPNINKELFTNENILGSKDPNRPFPAGQSGDGLGLLKWRMQSKDESAVPLSINCWPSVSGNETYVSIEYEASKMFDLQNVVISVPLPALREAPNVRQIDGEWRFDSRNSILEWSLLLIDDSNRSGSMEFVVPAVDTSVFFPIAVRFTASSTFSSMKVASIVPLKGGAPPRFSQRTQLVTESYQVV from the exons ATG gtTGTTCTAGCAGCTTCCATTACCAGTAAATCTGGAAAAG CACTTGTTTCAAGGCAGTTTGTAGACATGACCAGGATAAGAATCGAGGGGCTTCTTGCGGCTTTCCCTAAGTTGATTGGAAGTGGGAAACAACATACCTATGTTGAGACCGAAAATGTACGCTATGTGTACCAGCCAATGGAGGGTATCTATTTGTTGCTCGTGACAAACAAACAAAGCAATATTCTTGAGGATCTTGATACACTCAGGCTTCTCTCTAAATTG GTCCCTGAGTTTTCTGCCTCTTTAGATGAAGAAAGCATTTGCAAGCATGCATTTGAGCTGATATTTGCTTTTGATGAAGTCATTTCCATTGGGCACAAGGAGAATGTCACCATTGCTCAGGTTAGGCAGTACTGTGAGATGGAGAGTCATGAGGAGAGATTGCACAAATTGGTAATGCAAAGCAAAATCAATGAAACCAAGGATGTTATGAAGCGTAAAGCTAATGAGATTGATAAAAGCAAG ATCGAGAGAGGCAAATTGGAAAAAGGTGGTTATTCATCTTTACAGTCAATGAGTTCAATGGGCTCAATTGGAAGAATGGATAGTGGCTTTAGCAATGATATGGGTATATCCAGTGGTACCTTTGGAAGTGGTTCTGGATTTGGAATAACCTCTGAAGTGGACTCCttctcaagcaagcctaaag GTCGTGCATCTGCAGCAGTTACTGCTCCAACTAAAGGCATGGGTATGAAACTAGGCAAATCGCAAAGGGCAAACCAGTTTTTGGAATCACTGAAAGCAGAAGGAGAAATGATTGTTGAAGATGTACGGCCAAGTGCAAATCCAAGCAAAACCGCTGCTCCTCCTCTTACTGATCCTATCAGTTTGACAGCTGAAGAGAAGCTTAATGTGACACTTAAGAGAGATGGTGGTCTCAGTAACTTCGATGTGCAGGGAACTTTGTCCCTCCAAGTACTTAACCAGGATGATGGCTTTATCCAAGTCCAG ATTGAGAGTTCGGGTAACTCTGAGATTAAGTTCAAGACACACCCTAATATCAACAAAGAGCTTTTCACCAATGAAAATATTCTGGGATCCAAAGATCCTAATAGACCTTTTCCTGCTGGTCAATCTGGTGATGGTCTTGGTCTCCTTAAGTGGAGAATGCAAAGTAAAGATGAATCGGCTGTACCGTTGAGTA TTAACTGCTGGCCGTCTGTTTCTGGAAATGAAACTTATGTTAGCATTGAATATGAAGCTTCGAAAATGTTTGACTTACAGAATGTGGTTATTTCGGTCCCTCTTCCAGCTCTTAGAGAGGCACCGAATGTAAGGCAGATTGATGGAGAATGGAG GTTTGATTCAAGAAACTCGATATTGGAGTGGTCTCTACTTCTCATCGATGACTCCAACCGCAG TGGCTCAATGGAGTTTGTTGTTCCTGCTGTCGATACCTCAGTCTTCTTCCCCATTGCTGTGCGCTTTACAGCATCAAGTACATTCAGCAGTATGAAG GTTGCAAGTATCGTCCCACTAAAAGGTGGAGCTCCTCCCAGGTTTTCTCAGAGAACTCAATTGGTAACTGAGAGCTACCAAGTTGTTTGA
- the LOC122606203 gene encoding probable glycosyltransferase At5g03795, protein MEDDNFATSLNGSDVFIPTNETHDLPTITEVPRNFTGLDKLEAGLVQARATIREARNGNQINDSDYAPYGPIYWNAPVFHRSYLEMEKRFKVYVYEEGEPPIFHDGPCKSIYAMEGNFIFQMETSKFRTWDPEKAHIFFLPISSTMMVRFILDRKSQDHWGPMKRTVKDYVNLVASKYAFWNRSRGADHFIVACHDWGPELSKAVPDLFTNSIRALCNANTSEGFQPSKDVSIPEILLHDGTMRGQIGGPSPRQRPVLAFFAGGVHGPIRPILLEHWENKDSDVQVHRYLAKGVSYMDMLRQSRYCISPSGYEVASPRMVEALYTGCVPVLIKDHYVAPFSDVLNWRSFAVIIDIEDIPNLKKILMGISTRQYLRMQRRGKQVKRHFEVNHPPKRYDVFHMILHSVWLRRLNARIHVSN, encoded by the exons ATGGAAGATGATAACTTTGCTACATCTTTAAATGGCTCAGATGTTTTTATTCCCACGAATGAAACCCATGATCTACCTACAATTACGGAAGTTCCAAGAAACTTTACGGGTTTAGATAAACTGGAAGCTGGCCTTGTGCAAGCTCGAGCAACAATAAGAGAAGCAAGGAATGGGAACCAAATCAATGATTCCGACTATGCACCTTATGGTCCAATATATTGGAATGCCCCCGTCTTCCACAG GAGCTATTTGGAAATGGAAAAAAGATTTAAAGTATATGTTTACGAAGAAGGAGAACCGCCGATATTTCACGATGGTCCTTGCAAGAGCATATATGCAATGGAGGGTAACTTTATTTTCCAAATGGAAACGTCCAAGTTCCGAACTTGGGATCCCGAAAAAGCTCACATATTTTTCCTTCCCATTAGTTCAACAATGATGGTCCGCTTTATATTGGACCGCAAATCTCAAGACCATTGGGGTCCAATGAAGCGAACCGTCAAAGATTATGTAAATCTTGTTGCATCAAAATACGCTTTTTGGAACCGAAGTCGTGGTGCTGATCACTTCATTGTTGCATGCCATGATTGG GGGCCCGAGCTTTCAAAGGCTGTTCCAGATCTCTTTACAAACTCCATACGTGCCCTATGCAATGCAAACACCTCAGAAGGGTTCCAGCCATCAAAGGATGTTTCAATCCCTGAAATCTTGCTTCATGATGGGACAATGCGTGGTCAAATTGGCGGGCCATCCCCAAGGCAGCGCCCTGTTTTGGCTTTCTTTGCTGGTGGGGTTCATGGCCCAATAAGACCGATTCTCTTGGAGCATTGGGAGAACAAAGATTCCGATGTACAAGTTCACAGGTACCTTGCAAAGGGTGTTTCATATATGGATATGTTGAGGCAAAGTAGATATTGCATATCTCCAAGTGGCTATGAGGTCGCTAGCCCACGAATGGTTGAAGCCCTTTACACGGGTTGTGTTCCGGTACTCATCAAAGATCATTACGTGGCACCATTTAGCGATGTATTGAATTGGAGATCGTTTGCCGTCATAATTGACATTGAGGACATTCCTAATCTCAAGAAAATCTTGATGGGAATTTCGACGAGGCAGTACCTACGAATGCAAAGAAGGGGTAAACAGGTAAAAAGACATTTTGAGGTTAATCATCCACCAAAGAGGTATGATGTCTTTCATATGATACTACATTCTGTTTGGCTTCGAAGACTTAATGCCCGTATTCATGTTAGCAACTAA